A genomic segment from Corylus avellana chromosome ca5, CavTom2PMs-1.0 encodes:
- the LOC132182518 gene encoding B2 protein, which translates to METMQSFWQLGDELRGQSKVSEDHKWFVAASKLAEQTKLKGERMNNLDLSKGPAEIRTREKFGFQEDNKFESLNFNMLNLDSKLTENVSKNSFRNGIYNMNAVYQKNNASLVGNLMGTKHSGNNHSNKVSNDNSSNNSNNNNNENANSNNSVDKRFKTLPATETLPRNEVLGGYIFVCNNDTMQEDLKRQLFGLPPRYRDSVRAITPGLPLFLYNYTTHQLHGIFEAASFGGSNIDPTAWEDKKCKGESRFPAQVRIRVRKLCKALEEDAFRPVLHHYDGPKFRLELSVPETLDLLDLCEQAGSVA; encoded by the exons ATGGAGACCATGCAGAGCTTTTGGCAATTGGGTGATGAGCTTCGAGGACAATCAAAAGTCTCAGAGGACCACAAATGGTTTGTGGCTGCTTCTAAATTGGCTGAGCAGACAAAGTTAAAGGGCGAGCGCATGAATAATCTTGATCTTTCCAAGGGCCCAGCTGAAATAAGGACAAGGGAGAAATTTGGGTTCCAGGAAGATAACAAATTTGAGAGCCTTAACTTCAACATGTTGAACTTGGACTCTAAACTAACTGAAAATGTGAGCAAAAATTCCTTTAGGAATGGAATTTACAATATGAATGCAGTGTACCAGAAAAACAATGCAAGCCTTGTGGGAAACTTGATGGGTACCAAGCATAGTGGCAATAACCACAGCAATAAAGTATCCAACGACAATAGCAGTAACAAcagtaacaacaacaacaacgaaAATGCCAACTCCAACAATTCAGTTGACAAAAGGTTCAAGACCTTGCCAGCGACAGAGACGCTCCCACGGAATGAGGTGCTGGGCGGATACATTTTTGTATGTAATAATGACACAATGCAGGAAGATTTAAAGCGACAGCTATTTG GTTTACCTCCAAGATATCGGGATTCTGTTCGTGCAATTACCCCCGGCTTACCACTCTTTCTCTATAATTACACTACCCACCAGTTGCATGGAATCTTTGAG GCAGCAAGTTTTGGGGGATCTAACATTGATCCAACTGCGTGGGAAGACAAAAAATGTAAAGGAGAGTCAAGGTTTCCTGCTCAG gtaagaATCCGTGTTAGAAAACTCTGCAAGGCTTTGGAAGAAGATGCCTTTAGGCCAGTCTTGCATCACTATGATGGCCCCAAATTTCGTCTTGAGCTCTCAGTTCCAGAG ACTCTTGATCTATTAGACCTATGTGAGCAAGCAGGCTCAGTAGCATAA
- the LOC132181043 gene encoding mitochondrial import receptor subunit TOM20-like: MDMQQGDFDRILFFEHARKTSEATYAKNPLDADNLTRWAGALLELSQFQSVPDSKKMILDAVSKLEEALLVNPKKHDTLWCLGNAYTSHAFLNPDEDEAKEYFDKAALYFQQALDEDPGNDLYRKSLEVAAKAPELHTEIHRHGLAQQTLGSAGPSTSSGSKTSSKKKKSSDLKYDIFGWIILAVGIVAWVGFAKSQVPPPPPPPPPR; this comes from the exons ATGGATATGCAGCAGGGGGATTTCGATCGGATTCTCTTCTTCGAGCACGCCCGCAAGACCTCTGAGGCCACCTACGCTAAGAACCCTCTCGATGCCGAT AATTTGACTAGGTGGGCAGGAGCACTGTTAGAGTTGTCTCAGTTTCAGAGTGTCCCTGATTCAAAGAAGATGATTCTAG ATGCGGTTTCGAAGCTGGAGGAGGCATTGCTGGTTAATCCCAAGAAGCATGACACTCTTTGGTGCCTCGGAAATGCTTATACTTCTCATGCATTTTTGAACCCAGATGAGGACGAAGCAAAGGAGTATTTCGATAAGGCAGCTCTCTACTTTCAGCAAGCCCTCGATGAG GATCCGGGAAATGATCTTTATCGCAAGTCCTTGGAAGTGGCTGCTAAg GCTCCTGAATTGCACACGGAAATCCATAGGCATGGTTTAGCCCAACAAACATTGGGGTCAGCAGGACCGTCTACTTCATCAGGTTCAAAG ACgtcttcaaagaaaaagaagagcagCGATCTCAAGTACGACATATTTGGATGGATAATTCTTGCTGTTGGAATTGTTGCATGGGTGGGATTTGCAAAGTCCCAGGTgcctccccctcctcctcctcctcctccgcgATAA
- the LOC132183173 gene encoding uncharacterized protein LOC132183173 — MALQAKLYGQNAAVSFSLWSPRVPPIPGRVSLDFPKTQRVLRVLSMAVKRSPKRLKYSAPRFTKEGGLLYVEADSSGADSWKLDPVVDLLKQGAVGVIPTDTVYAIVCDLKSHSAIERLRRIKNIEASKPLSILCHTFRDIDTYTTGFPHGDGQGHTNIFRAVKHCLPGPYTFILTASKELPKQCIRYGTAASKYAARKNVGVRMPDDAICQAILEKMGAPLISTSVKCPKENEWMIDPIVIADMYGPEGLDFVVDGGVRVADPSTIVDMTVIPPKMIRQGKGPKLHWMVTEDVNGSAAMHEANLIFPSGT; from the exons ATGGCTTTGCAAGCGAAACTGTACGGTCAAAACGCCGCGGTTTCATTCTCTTTATGGAGTCCTCGTGTCCCTCCGATTCCAGGCCGTGTCTCGTTGGACTTCCCCAAAACGCAACGGGTCCTCCGAGTCTTGTCCATGGCCGTCAAGCGCAGCCCTAAGCGTCTCAAATACTCTGCTCCTCGCTTCACCAAG GAAGGTGGCTTGCTTTATGTTGAAGCTGATTCATCAGGAGCAGACAGCTGGAAATTGGACCCAGTTGTGGATCTTTTAAAACAGGGAGCTGTTGGGGTCATTCCTACAGACACCGT GTATGCCATAGTTTGTGATTTGAAAAGCCATTCAGCGATTGAACGTCTTCGGAG GATCAAGAATATAGAAGCTTCAAAG CCTCTTAGCATCTTATGCCATACTTTCCGGGACATTGATACGTATACAACAGGGTTCCCTCATGGTGACGGTCAAGGTCATACTAACATATTCCGAGCTGTCAAGCATTGCTTACCTGGGCCT TATACTTTCATCCTGACTGCGAGTAAAGAATTACCTAAACAGTGTATAAGGTATGGGACTGCAGCTTCCAAGTATGCAGCTAGGAAAAATGTGGGGGTCCGTATGCCTGATGATGCCATATGTCAAGCAATACTCGAGAAGATGGGTGCACCCTTAATTTCCACAAG TGTCAAGTGCCCAAAGGAGAATGAGTGGATGATTGATCCCATTGTGATTGCTGATATGTATGGACCAGAG ggTCTTGACTTTGTTGTTGATGGCGGGGTAAGAGTGGCAGATCCATCCACTATAGTTGACATGACGGTGATTCCTCCAAAAATGATAAGGCAGGGAAAG GGACCTAAGTTACACTGGATGGTTACCGAAGATGTTAATGGATCTGCTGCTATGCATGAAGCGAACCTCATCTTTCCTTCTGGGACTTAG
- the LOC132183174 gene encoding ribonucleoside-diphosphate reductase small chain translates to MPAYPEEPLLAPNPDRFCMFPIQYPEIWEMYKKAEASFWTAEEVDLSQDLRHWDNLTRDERHFITHVLAFFAASDGIVLENLAGRFMKEVQVSEARAFYGFQIAIENIHSEMYSLLLETYIKDSVEKNRLFHAIETVPCVAKKAQWALRWIDGSETFAERIIAFACVEGIFFSGSFCSIFWLKKRGLMPGLTFSNELISRDEGLHCDFACLLYSLLRKKLSEERVKGIVREAVEIEREFVCDALPCALVGMNEDLMSQYIEFVADRLLGALGYGKVYNAQNPFDWMELISLQGKTNFFEKRVGEYQKASVMSSINGNGGTHVFKLDEDF, encoded by the coding sequence atgcCGGCCTATCCCGAAGAGCCATTGCTCGCTCCGAACCCGGACCGGTTCTGCATGTTCCCGATCCAGTACCCGGAGATCTGGGAAATGTACAAGAAAGCCGAGGCCTCCTTCTGGACCGCGGAGGAGGTCGATCTCTCTCAGGACCTCCGCCACTGGGATAATCTAACCCGCGACGAGCGCCACTTCATCACCCACGTGCTCGCCTTCTTCGCCGCCTCCGATGGCATCGTTTTGGAGAACCTCGCCGGTCGCTTCATGAAGGAGGTCCAGGTCTCCGAAGCACGCGCCTTCTATGGCTTCCAGATCGCAATTGAGAACATCCACTCCGAGATGTACAGCCTCTTGCTCGAGACCTACATCAAGGATTCGGTCGAGAAGAACCGCCTGTTCCACGCGATCGAGACCGTCCCTTGCGTGGCCAAGAAGGCCCAGTGGGCCCTCCGCTGGATCGACGGCTCCGAGACGTTTGCGGAGCGGATCATTGCCTTCGCGTGCGTCGAGGGGATATTCTTCTCGGGGAGTTTTTGCTCCATATTTTGGCTCAAAAAGCGCGGGTTAATGCCGGGCTTGACGTTCTCCAACGAGCTGATCTCGCGAGACGAGGGTCTCCACTGCGACTTCGCCTGCCTACTCTACTCGCTTCTGAGGAAGAAGCTGAGCGAGGAGCGCGTGAAGGGGATCGTGCGCGAAGCGGTCGAAATCGAGAGGGAGTTCGTGTGTGACGCGCTGCCGTGCGCGTTGGTGGGGATGAACGAGGATCTTATGAGCCAGTACATCGAGTTTGTCGCTGATAGGCTCTTGGGCGCGCTAGGGTACGGGAAGGTGTACAATGCTCAAAACCCGTTTGACTGGATGGAGCTGATCTCGTTGCAGGGAAAGACTAACTTCTTTGAGAAGAGGGTCGGCGAGTACCAAAAGGCCTCCGTCATGTCCAGCATTAACGGCAATGGGGGCACCCACGTGTTCAAGTTGGATGAGGATTTCTGA
- the LOC132183175 gene encoding uncharacterized protein LOC132183175 has product MSVSSTATPQLQSSGMLSREQFLHLFNRFTFLASQPDVKKRIADAVEDKHEAVAVTTAIQEEIFLEMGVDPRFGLSCLGKANTVYENDQDFMICFYKFIAREEMACDEAELGPDEFTERMRSQQMLQEQQLEMLKHMRKFHLDDQSAILEKLRQQMENANYEGGASVLSPEQIQEIVQRRVSPLFKPQWT; this is encoded by the exons ATGTCGGTGTCATCTACGGCCACTCCGCAGTTGCAGAGCTCCGGAATGCTCTCCAGAGAGCAGTTTCTCCATCTCTTCAACCGCTTCACATTCCTCGCTTCCCAGCCCG ATGTGAAGAAAAGGATTGCAGACGCTGTTGAGGATAAGCAT GAAGCCGTCGCTGTAACCACTGCAATCCAGGAAGAGATATTTCTTGAGATGGGGGTTG ATCCAAGGTTTGGTTTATCATGCCTGGGGAAAGCGAATACGGTTTATGAGAATGATCAGGATTTCATGATTtgcttttataaatttattgcaag GGAAGAGATGGCCTGTGATGAAGCTGAGCTTGGACCAGATGAATTTACTGAAAGAATGCGTAGTCAACAAATGCTACAGGAACAG CAACTGGAGATGCTAAAGCACATGCGGAAATTTCACTTGGATGACCAATCTGCTATTCTTGAGAAG TTGCGCCAGCAGATGGAAAATGCCAATTATGAGGGTGGGGCATCGGTTTTGTCACCTGAACAGATTCAGGAGATTGTTCAAAGGAGGGTATCCCCTTTATTTAAGCCGCAGTGGACATGA
- the LOC132182426 gene encoding arabinogalactan O-methyltransferase 1-like gives MKNNRRFIPEKARLLAVVTAGVITTALLLMVLGRTSNDNNGNSFLCSLTSLRGARVESAADFSTTPTQLIAILHYATSRVVPQQSLAEIRVSFGVLQSLAPCNFLVFGLGHDSLMWASLNPRGTTLFLEEDPKWVQTIIQRAPVLRASTVRYRTRLSQADDLLSSYKSEEDCSPSNLRLRNTRCRLALTELPDEVYREEWDMIMIDAPRGYFPEAPGRMAAIYSAAVMARARTRPGVTHVFLHDVNRKVESVYAKEFLCMKYKVHGVGRLWHFQIPPASNMTNNNTGSFC, from the coding sequence ATGAAGAATAATCGCCGATTCATTCCCGAGAAGGCACGTCTCCTCGCCGTTGTAACCGCCGGCGTGATCACCACCGCGCTGCTCTTAATGGTCTTAGGCCGAACGTCCAACGACAACAACGGAAACTCCTTCCTCTGCTCCCTGACCAGCTTGCGAGGCGCCAGAGTAGAGTCCGCCGCCGATTTCTCCACGACTCCGACCCAGCTCATAGCCATACTCCACTACGCCACGTCACGGGTGGTCCCACAGCAGTCACTCGCGGAGATCAGAGTCTCCTTCGGCGTGCTTCAGTCACTCGCGCCCTGCAACTTCCTGGTCTTCGGCCTCGGCCACGACTCGCTCATGTGGGCATCCCTCAACCCACGTGGGACCACATTATTCCTCGAGGAGGACCCCAAGTGGGTCCAGACCATCATCCAGCGCGCCCCCGTGCTACGCGCCTCCACCGTCCGCTACCGCACGCGCCTCTCCCAAGCCGACGACCTCCTCTCCTCGTACAAGTCCGAAGAGGACTGTTCCCCCTCTAACTTGCGCCTCCGCAACACGCGGTGCAGGCTAGCCTTAACGGAATTACCGGACGAGGTGTACAGGGAGGAGTGGGACATGATAATGATCGACGCGCCGAGAGGGTATTTTCCAGAGGCGCCGGGGAGGATGGCGGCTATTTACTCGGCGGCGGTGATGGCCCGCGCGAGGACACGGCCGGGCGTGACGCACGTGTTCCTTCACGACGTGAATAGGAAGGTGGAGAGTGTTTATGCCAAGGAGTTCCTGTGCATGAAGTATAAGGTCCATGGGGTCGGGAGGCTCTGGCACTTTCAGATCCCTCCGGCTTCTAACATGACCAATAACAATACCGGAAGTTTCTGCtga
- the LOC132181234 gene encoding large ribosomal subunit protein bL27c produces MAVAMSMSFNLAGAFRGLTLSSSSSSSSSFFGGNLGSVRVAGPKLSVSFTRRLPLTIQNAHKKGAGSTKNGRDSRGKRLGVKIYGDQVAKPGSIIIRQRGTKFHAGKNVGLGKDHTIFSLIDGLVKFEKFGPDRKKVSVYPREVQPENPNSYRARKRESFRLQRERKKARKEGFIAQPQLVMAAAVDAADSNPIC; encoded by the exons ATGGCGGTGGCAATGTCGATGAGCTTCAACCTAGCTGGGGCGTTCCGAGGGCTTACCTTATCGTCTTCgagctcttcttcctcctctttcttcgGAGGCAATTTGGGTTCCGTACGCGTGGCGGGTCCCAAGCTATCCGTGTCGTTCACACGGAGACTCCCGTTGACCATCCAAAATGCACACAAGAAAGGAGCAGGAAGCACCAAGAACGGGCGCGACTCCAGAGGCAAAAGGCTCGGCGTCAAGATCTACGGCGATCAGGTCGCCAAGCCCGGCTCCATCATCATTCGCCAGCGCGGTACCAAG TTCCATGCAGGGAAGAATGTGGGGCTTGGCAAGGACCACACCATCTTCTCCTTGATTGACGGTCTCGTAAAATTTGAGAAGTTTGGGCCTGACAGGAAGAAG GTGAGTGTTTATCCACGAGAAGTACAGCCAGAGAACCCAAACAGTTACAGAGCAAGGAAGAGAGAATCCTTCAGGCTGCAACGTGAACGCAAGAAAGCAAGAAAGGAAGGTTTTATTGCTCAACCACAACTAGTAATGGCTGCTGCTGTTGATGCTGCAGATAGCAATCCCATTTGCTAA
- the LOC132181496 gene encoding uncharacterized protein LOC132181496: MAMDVETNEQLGFPYWNSVRRRFGPESAFFASGNIERELLAKQVALDLTEDEKHQLQNVVSEEGGGFFCPIVGCGTHLTSLEDFEDHYNARHTASCSVCSRVYPTSRLLSIHVSEAHDSFFQAKVARGYAMYECLVEGCSLKLKNYKSRQQHLVDKHKFPTSFEFFKKGRLSKKQRQRKQATQKREGGSFMEVENESIDGLVSAVSKLSTSDSSPSTISFGRRHTRGLTFVPRAVQRENRPDSK, from the exons ATGGCTATGGATGTGGAAACGAATGAGCAATTAGGGTTTCCGTACTGGAACTCGGTCCGACGAAGGTTCGGACCCGAGTCTGCCTTCTTTGCCTCCGGCAACATCGAAAGGGAACTTCTCGCCAAACAG GTTGCATTGGATTTAACCGAAGATGAAAAGCATCAGCTTCAGAATGTGGTTTCTGAGGAAGGCGG GGGATTTTTTTGCCCAATCGTTGGTTGCGGTACACACTTGACTTCTTTGGAGGACTTCGAAGATCATTACAATGCACGACATACTGCATCCTGTTCAGTATGCTCTAGAGTTTACCCAACATCGCGCCTGCTCAGCATACACGTATCAGAAGCACATGATTCCTTCTTTCAGGCTAAAGTTGCACGTGGCTATGCCATG TATGAATGCTTGGTGGAAGGCTGTAGTTTGAAGCTCAAGAACTACAAAAGTCGACAACAACATCTGGTGGACAAGCATAAATTTCCCACTTCATTTGAGTTTTTCAAGAAGGGCCGCCTATCTAAGAAACAGAGGCAACGCAAACAAGCTACTCAGAAGAGGGAGGGAGGTTCATTTATGGAAGTAGAAAATGAATCCATTGATGGACTCGTTTCTGCAGTCTCCAAATTAAGCACTTCAGACTCCTCTCCTTCAACCATCAGCTTTGGTCGCCGCCATACTCGTGGATTGACTTTCGTCCCTCGAGCAGTTCAGCGGGAAAATAGGCCAGACTCCAAGTAA